Below is a genomic region from Microbacterium esteraromaticum.
GCCACGGTGATCCTGCCGATGCTCACCCCGGCACTCGTCGCGGGCTCGCTCATCACGTTCATGTCGGCGATGTCGTCATACACGGCTCCGCTGCTGTTCCAGTACACCGACGTCATGACGCAGCAGATCGTGATCGCCAAGACCAACGGCGACATGCGCCTGGCATCGATCATCTCGACGGCGCTCGCCATCATCTCCATCGTCTTCCTGGCGATCATCCGCTCGTACGAGCAGCGCAAGGTGTACCGCACCCAGTCCAAGGGCGGCGGGCGCAAGCGCTCCACAGTCACCTCCACCCCGGTGAAGGTGCTGCTGCTCGTCATCGCCGCGCCGACCACGCTGTTCCTCGTGCTGCCGATCGTGATGATCGCGGTGCTGTCGTTCACCGCCAAGGGCGGTTGGCTGCAGAGCGTGCTGCCCAACGGCTACACCCTGGAGTGGTGGGCTCAGCTGTTCAGCGGCGCGGAGTTCTGGCGACCTGTCACGAACTCGCTGCTGATGAGCGTGATCGCCGTCGGCGGCGCGATGATCCTCGGCGCCGGAGCGGCCTACGTCATGAGCCGCCTGCAGTTCCGGGGCAAGCTCGCCCTCGACATCGCGATCATGCTGCCCTGGGCGCTGCCGGGCACGGTCGTCGCGATCAACCTGATCACCGCATTCTCGAGCCCATCGCCCTTCGCCTTCGGGCAGGTGCTCGTGGGGACGTTCGCCATCCTTCCGCTGGCCTACTTCGTGCGGTTCAACCCGCTGATCTTCCGATCGACCTTCGCGTCGTTCTCACAGCTCGATCCGAACCTCGAGGATGCGGCGCGCAGCCTCGGAGCAACCTGGTGGTACGCGTTCCGTCGCGTCGTGCTGCCGCTGATCTCCCGCGGCATCATGGCGGGCGCACTGCTGGCGTTCGTCGATGGCGTGGGCGAGTTCGTCGCCAGCATCCTCATCTACACCCCGGCGTGGGTGCCTCTGTCGATCGCCATCAACAACGAGAACTACCAGGGCAACATCGGCACCGGATCGGTGTACGGCATGATCCAGGTCCTGCTCGTGCTCGGCGTGCTGATCGTCACGCGTCGGATGGAGGCCAGGGAGGCCACCGCCACTGCGCTCTGACCACGTCCGCCACGACCCGCATCCCCCGCCACACCACTGAAAGAAGAAGCAATGAACCGTGACGAGATCATCCAGCGCGATGGAGAGACGTTCCCGGGCGAGAGCTACACCACCGCGGTGCTGCGCCCCGCGTACGACCAGGCGAAGCGGATGCTGCTGCCGTCGATGATCCAGATCCACCGCGCGCATCTGATCATGCTGCACGGCGCCGGGATCCTGAACGACGCCGACGCCGCGACCATCGCCCGCTCGATCGACGGCCTCGATCTGGAAGCCCTCGCGGCCAGCGAGTACACCGGGCAGTTCGAGGACCTCTTCTTCACGGTCGAGCACGAGATGATGCGCATCGGAGGCGAGGTCACGGGGAGTCTGCACACCGCCCGCAGCCGCAACGACATGGGCATGACCCTGTATCGCATGGTGATGCGGCGCCAGCTGCTGCAGGTGCTGGATGCGGCCGGCGAACTCTACGAGACGCTGGTGCGCCTGGGAACCGAGCACTCCTCGACGCTGTCGCTCGAACACACCCATACCCAGCCCGCGCAGCCCTCGATCCTCGGTCACCGATTCCTGGCCATCGCCGATGTGCTCGGCCGCGATATCCGCCGCGTCCAGCAGGCGTACGAGAGCCTGGACTACTCCCCCATGGGCGGGGCCGCCCTTACCGGCACCGGGTTCGCGATCGATCGCGACCACATGGCGCGGCTGCTCGGCTTCCGCGGCCTGGTCGAGAACTCCTACGATGCCGTTGCCGCGACCGACTACATCGCGCACTCCGCAGTCGCACTGCAGCTGATGGCGATCGACACCGGACGCAGCTGCGTCGACTTCCTCACGTGGTGCACCGCCGAGTTCGGGCTGTACCGGGTTGCCGCCCCGTACGTGCAGATCTCATCGATCATGCCCCAGAAGCGCAACCCCGTGTCGATCGAGCACTCCCGGTCGCTGCTCTCTGCGGCGTCGGCCAGCGCGGCGACCGTGCTGACGATGATGCACAACACGCCGTTCGGCGACATCGTCGACACCGAGGACGATCTGCAGCCGTACGCATGGCGCGCGGTCGAGACTCTCACCGACGTGCTGCACCTGCTGAGCGGGGTGCTGGGAACCATCCAGGTGAACACCGACGTCATGCGTGAGCGCGCCCTCTCCTCGTTCGCCAATGCGACCGAGCTGGCCGACACGCTGGTGCGCGACGGCGGACTCACGTTCACGCAGGCGCACACCGTGGTGTCGCGGATCGTGCGCGAGGCGGATGCCGCCGGCGTTGTCGACGTGCGCACGATCGACCCGCAACGGGTGCACGAGGTCGTCACCGAGGTCGCCGGCAGGGACGTGTCGCTCACGCCCGAGGACTTCGCGCGCGCGCTCGACGCCGACAACTTCGTCGCGGTGCGCACCTCCACGGGAGGCGCCGCTCCCCGCGAGGTGGCCAGGATGGCGCACGCGCGCCAGCAGACCGCGGAGGAGTTCCGGCAGTGGCGGGACGACGTCCGCGCTCACCTCGACGCAGTGGCCGACGAGCTGGTCGCGGCGACCGCCGCCCTCGGCGCGTGACGCCGGCGGAGGGTGTGCGCATGAACGTCCTCGGCATCGACTTCGGCGGCACGAAGGTCGCGCTGCGAGTCGAAGGCGACGAAGGTCGCGCGGAGGAGGAGCGTCTGCGGATCGGACGGGGGGAGCCGGCAGACGCTGTCCTCGATCGCACTTTCGAGGCGTCGAGGCGCCTGATCGACCGGGTCGGCGACGTCGCCTCGGTCGGCGTCTCGACGCCTGGGATCGTGTTCGACGATCGCGTCGAGCTCGCGCCCAATGTCGATGGCTGGTCGGACCTCGACCTCGGCGAGCGCCTGCGCGCCGAGTTCGGCTCGGTGACCGTCGCGATCGAGAACGACGTCAAGGCGGCAGCCCTTGCGGAGTGCCGCGAGGGCGCGCTGCGCACCGTGCCGGTGGGTCTGTATGTGAACCTCGGCACCGGCATCGCGATCTCGCCGGTGATCGACGGGCGGCCGCTGCGCGGTGCGCACGGGGCTGCGGGCGAGGTGGGCTACGGCATCGTGGGGTGCGTGCGGCGGTGGGATGCCTCCACGCCGACGCTCGAGGAGTACGCGGGGGCAGCGGTCTCGAGCGGCGCATCGCGATGGCCGACGACGTCGCCGCCGATGACGTCGCGCAGCTGGTCGCAGCCGCCGGTTCGTCAGAGGCGGCTGCGAGGATGTGGCGGGAGGCACTCGACGAGATCGCGAGGCACCTGATCACCGCGGCGCTGACCGTCGATCCCTCGCGGATCGCCATCGGCGGCGGGATGACACGGGCCGGGAGCGCGCTCCTGGACCCTGTGTCGGCTCGTGTGAGGACGGCGCTTCCCTACGCGCCCGAGATCGTGCTGTCGCGCTTCGCCGCGGACGCATCGCTGCGCGGTGCCGTGCTGCTGGCGCGCGGCAGCGACTGACCGGAACGCGCACTTATTTTCCGACGTTGACGGCCTGTCCCCAGGCGAGTGGAATGGGTGCAGTACTTATTTCTGCACAGAAATAAAGTAACCCTCCTCCCTCTCATCGACGGCCCGGAGCGCGACATCGACGTGTGCCCGGGCGGAAGGCTGGTCCAAAGATGGACGATCGTCATACCCTCTCCGACTACACACTGACCCGCAGGGGGCTGTTCCGTGCCGGCGGCGCCCTCGGGATCGCCGCTGCCGTCACGGGCGCGCACCTCAGCGGCCTCACGCCCGCAGAGCAGGCTCTCGCGAGCGCACCCCGCGAGTCCACGAAGCTGAACGTCCTCTTCATCGGCGCCCACCCCGACGACGAGGCAGGCAATCTCGGCGTCTTCGGGCAGTGGAACGAGTACCAGGGCATGAAGGCCGGGGTCATCACGGTGACCCGCGGCGAAGGCGGCGGCAACGCCGTCGGCCTCGAGGAGGGTCCGCCACTCGGGATGCTGCGCGAAGCCGAAGAGCGCAAGGCCGTCGGCTACGCAGGCATCACGAACATCTTCAATCTCGATGGCCTCGACTTCTACTACACCGCCAGTGCTCCGCTCTCGTACCAGGTCTGGGACGGCGCAGCGGTGCTGAACCGGATCGTGCGCGTCGTACGGGCGACCCGGCCCGACGTGATCGTCACGATGAACCCCTCCGCCGTCGAGGGCAACCACGGCAACCACCAGCAGGCGGCGATGTTCGCCGTCGAGGCATACCTGGCGGCCGGCGACCCCGACCGGTACCCCGAGCACTTCGACGAGGGATTCGAGCCCTGGCAGCCGCGCCGCATCCTCCGCTCGGGGGCGAACGGCTCCGGGGCGACCGGTGAGGGCGGGGTCGCCGCCGGATTCACCCCGACCGTGGCATCCGACGTCGTTTTCGGATGCTGGAACGGAACCCCCAGCGCCCGGCACGGCAAGCGCTGGTCGGAGATGCTCGACCTCGCCCGCTGGGCCTACGTGACCCAGGGGTGGGCGGAGTTCGCCGCCGGTCCGACTGACCCGGCGAAGATCTCCAACTCCTGGTTCACCGTGATCCACTCCCGCTCACCCCTCACAGACCCCCGCTCCGGCGGCGACGCCGCCCTGCGCGGAGCCGCCCTGCCGATCGACGGAGGTCTGCCGCTCGGCACGCTCATCGATGTGCGGCCCGCCCGCTTCGAGGTCGTCGCGGGCGAGAAGAGCACCGTGCAGGTGACCGTCACCGCTCCGCCTGCGTCGCGACTCGCGGCCGGACGGCTGAGCCTGACCGTGCCAGACGGCTGGTCTGCCGGCGGCGCCGTCGACGTGCCGGCGCTGAATCGCGGCCGCTCTCACACCGCCACGTTCCAGGTGACCGCCGGATCGGGCGATGCGCCCGGGACGCAGGTACGGGTCGACGCCACGCTCTCGGCGGGCGGGGCCAGCGGCACGACATTCGCGCAGCTGCGCGTCGCCGGTGCCGTCGAGGCGACCATCCGCCCCCTCGATGAGATCCAGGAGTTCCGCTCGTGGACCGCTGGTCTCGGCATGAAGCACCTCGACGTCCTCGTGCCGGAGCTCTTCGCGATCGGGCAGGGACGCACACGCACCCTCGAGATCGTCGTCGAGAACTTCTCGTCGCAGACCCGCTCCGGCGCGGTGGCGCTGACACTGCCCACGGGCTTCACCGCCTCGCCCGCCCAGAAGTCGTACTCAGGGCTGGCGGCGGGCAAGACCACGACGGTCGCCTTCGAGGTGACGAACACCGACACGACCATCCCCACCGCCAACCGCGCTCCCAACAAGGGCAGCTGGCCGGTGACCGTCTCGGCGACGAGCGAGGCAGGAACGGCCGAGCGGGCCGTCACCATGAACCTGGTGCCGACCTACGCCGTGCAGCGAGCCTCCACCGCACCGGTCATCGACGGCATCCGCCGAGACGGCGAATACCCCGGTGAGCCGATCCCGGTCGACACCATCTGGGACGGCTCGCCCATGGGCGGCACCACTGCGTCGATCAGCGCGCAGACGTGGATCACCCACGACGACGCGAACTTCTACCTGTTCCTTTCGGTCGTCGACGACGTGCGCGGCACGATCCTGCCGGGAAGCGACAACAAGCGCCAGCGGCGCACGGACTCGGTGGAGATCTACATCGACCCTCGGGGCATTGCCGGCAACACCGCGCAGACCTTCATCGCGGGCATCATGCCCTCGATGGACTCGATGACGGGTGCCCCCGGTGTCGGCCGTGACCGCGACAACTGGCAGGGTGAAGCGTCAGTCACGGCCCCCGGCATGCAGGTCGAGGTCAAGATGGCCCCTACCGAGGCCGAGTACACCGGGTACGACATGGAGGTGAGGATCCCGTTCTCCGTCCTTCCCGACAATCTCGACCCCGAGCACGTGGGGTTCAACGTCGTCATCAACGACTCCGACACGCAGAACAAGGCAGCACAGCGGCGCGTCGGCTGGTCGACCTTCCCCGGAATGCGAGCCGACCCGTGGCGCTGGGGCATCATCACCCTTGATGGCATCCAGGATGCGGGAAGCCGTCCGAAGGAGCCGACTCTGCCAGACACCGCAGCGCGTTCGGTGTCGTCGCCGCAGTCGATCCTGCAGTCAGCGAGCGACAACGTGCCGCTCGGTGGGTTCTCCCCGACGAGCCACGAGCTCAAGGTGCTGAAGTCATCGATCTCAGCGGGCGTCGTCACGGTGGCGCTGCAATCGCCGCGCGCCGGTACCGTGCGCGTCTTCCTCTGGGACGGAACGCAGGTGGTGGGCAGCGCCGAGAAGCAGGTGCCAGCAGGGCGCACCGAGGTGCGCTTCGGCGCACGCACGGTAGCCACGGGGAGCGGCACCAGCCTCGAGGGCACGAAGGCGTCGCCGGTGCTCGCCGTATCGTTCGAGTCGAACGGCGGCGTCCACGCCACGAAGGCTCCCCTCGGCGGCCGCTCGGTCTGACCGAGCCCGCTGCAGAGATCAGAAACGCACCTCCGAACGTCGTCGGAGGCGCGTTTCTGATCTTTCGGCGGGTCTCAGGCCCGGAGCCAGGCGGTCGCCTCGCCAGGCAGCACGCCGTCGCGCAGGGGCTGTGTGGTCAGCACCACGGCATCCGCGTCTGAACCGAGGTCGAACGGCTCGGTGCCGAAGTTGGTCACCACCTGCCATCCGTTCGGACGCGCGAAGCGCAGCACGTCGTCGCGGTCGGTCTCGCGCCATTCCAGCCGCTCGTCGGTCTGCAGGCTGCGGCGCAGCCGCAGCGCCTTCCGGTACAGAGAGAGGGTGGATGCCGGATCCGCGGCCTCCACGTCCACCGCGTAGTCGGCGAACCAGGCGGGCTGCGGCAGGTGCGCGCCGTCTGCGCCGAAGCCGAACGACGAGCCGTCCGCGCTCCATGGCAGCGGAACACGGCATCCGTCGCGTCCGAATCCGTCGAACTCCGCGCCACGGAAGAACGCGGGGTCCTGGCGCTGCTCCGGCGTGATCTCGGCGACCTCGTGCAGCCCCAGTTCCTCGCCCTGGTACAGGTAGGTGCTGCCGGGAAGACCCAGCAGCAGCATCGTCGCGGCCTCTGCGCGCCGGCGGCCCTGCTCGCGATCGAGGTCGGCGGCGGGACCGCCCGCCCTGACCCATTCGACACCCTGCTTGACGGCACGGCCGTCGAGGGCGGGCAGCCCGTACCGTGTCGCGTGCCTGGTGACGTCGTGGTTCGAGAGCACCCAGGTGGTCGACGAGCCGCTCAGCGTGGCCTGCGCGAGGTTGTCGGCGATGATGCGCCGGAACTCGGCCGCGTCGAAGTCGGCGACGAGCAGATCGAAGTTGAACGCCTGTCCGAGGCCCTCGGCCGAGGCGTACTTCGCCCGCCGCTCCGGAGTCGACACCCATGCCTCGGCCACGGCCGTGCGCGGCGGGTCGTACGAGTCGAACACCGTGCGCCACTCGGCGTAGATCTCGTGAACCTCGTCGCGGTCGATGAGCGGGTGCGTGCCGTCCTGCGGCAGCAGGGCGAGCTCGGCGCTGCTGGGCAGCGGCTCGCTGAGATCCTTCGTGAGCATATGGGCCACGTCGATGCGGAACCCGTCGACGCCGCGGTCCGACCAGAACCGCAGGGTCGTGAGGAAGTCCTCGCGCACCTCGGGGTTGTCCCAGTTGAGGTCGGGCTGCTCGGTGGCGAAGTTGTGGAAGTACCACTGGCCGTCGTCGACGCGCTCCCACGCCGGACCGCCGAAGACCGACACCCAGTCGGTCGGCGGCTGCGAGCCGTCGGGACCGGTGCCCTCGCGGAAGATGTACCGGTCGCGCGCAGCCGATCCGCGGCCTGCGGCGAGCGCCTCCTGGAACCACTCGTGCCGGTTCGAGGTGTGATTGGGCACGATGTCGATGATCACCTTGATCCCGCGCTCGTGGAGCGCGTCCACCATCGCGTCGAAGTCGTCGAGGGTGCCCAGCCGGGGGTCGACGTCGCGGTAGTCGTCGACGTCGTACCCTCCATCGGCGAGCGCCGACGGGTAGAAGGGGCTCAGCCATACGGCATCGATGCCCAGCTCGGCCAGGTAGTCGACGCGGGACAGGATGCCTGCGACGTCGCCGATCCCGTCACCGGTGGCGTCGGCGAAGCTGCGGGGGTAGATCTGGTAGACGGCGGCCTGGCGCCACCAGGCGGCGTCGTCGTGCGTGTCGAGGTCGTCGTGCGTGTCGAGGGAGTGGACTTCGCTCATCCTGACCACGGTACGTGACTCTCGCCGGGAGAGTGAAGACGGCAGCACAGGCCCCGCGCATGGTTACACTGTCGTGCGAGCCGTGGGTCGCAGAGCCCGGAAGACGACGGAATGAGGATCACCATGTACCTGCTGCCGATCGCCGGGTGGATCCTCTCGATTCTCGCTTTCGCCGGTGTGCTGTACGCGATCATCCGGTTCGCGATCGTCCATGCGCTGCGCCAGGCGCGCCACGAGGCGCGAATCGAGCGGCACGTGCCGAAGGCCGCTACCTGGCTCAAGCGCGACGAGCACGACCTTCTGGACCTGTCGAACCCCTCCCACGACCCACGCTGAGCCGCTCTGAGCGGGCCGCTCCTGTGTCCGCGATGCAGTCAGTGCAGCGCGGCGTCGGCAGCCGTGGTGCGCCAGGCGTGGAACCGGACGGCCAGCCCGGGGCGGGTGGGGGCGCAGATGAGCGGGCCAGCCTCGGCCCGAGCCTCGGGCGGAAACGGCACCACCCGCACCAGCCGCAGCTCGCCGCCGTCGACGGCCGCCCGGACGGTGAGCGCGTCGCCCGACCGGCTGACCCGCACGAGCACGCGGCGGTCCAGCCATTCGGGCACCGGAGCGACCGACCAGTCCGACCTGCCGTCGGTGACCACGGCACCCACCTGCGGCTGTCCGTCGGCGTACTCCACGCCCGCCTTTACCCAGTGCTCGTCGTCGATGCGCACGAACACCCCGGCCTGATCGAACTGCTGCGAGAACGCGGCGGTGAACTCGACCTCGACGGCGGTGTCCTGCGTGAAGGGAGCGAGCAGTGCGTGCTCGCTGGCGTGCACGAATCCGTATGAGGTGATGCGCCAGGCGTCGCTGCCCTCGGCGGCGGTCACCACGAGGTCTGCGCCGTCCTCGACGGCCGCGATCGGCTCATGCGTCCAGCGGCCCTGGGTCCACGCGATGGATCCTGCGCTCATGGCGCTCCTTCCGATGTCGGCGAGCCGTCAGTCGACGAGCAGCGCGGGCTCCTCGAGGATCGACGCGACGTCGGCGATGAAGCGGCTCATGCCGTCGCCGTCGATCACACGGTGGTCGAATGAGCCCGACACCGTCGTGACCCAGCGGGGACGCACGTCGCCGTCGACGACCCACGGCTTCTGCGCGATCGTGCCCATGGCGACGATGCCTGCCTCGCCGGGGTTGATGATCGGGGTGCCCGCGTCCATGCCGAACACGCCGATGTTCGTGATCGTGATGGTGCCGCCCTGCTGGTCGGCGGGGGTGGTCCTGCCCTCGCGGGCCGTGACGGTGAGGCGGTTCAGGGCGCGGGCGAGGTCCTTCATGCTGAGGTCCTGCGCATCCTTGATGTTCGGCACGAGCAGGCCGCGCGGGGTGGCGGCGGCGATGCCGAGGTTGACGTAGTGGCGCACGACGATCTCGGCGCCGGAGTCGGTGTCGACCCAGGCCGCGTTCACCATCGGCGTCCGCCTGGCCGCCCAGATCACCGCGCGCGCCATGATCAGCAGCGGCGACACCCGGATGTCCGCGTAGTCGGGCGATGCCTTCAGGCGCTTCACGAGCTCCATCGTGCGGGTCGCGTCGATCTCCTTCCAGACCGTGACGTGCGGGGCCGAGTAGGCGCTCTGCACCATCGCCGACGACGTGGCCTTGCGCACGCCCTTCACCGGGATCGACTCGGAGCGCCCGTCGTCCCGCTGCGGACGCGCAGCGGCTGCGGAGCGCGCCTCCTGCTGCACGGGCAGCTTCTCCTCACGCACATCGCCCCACTCGGGAGTCTGGATGTTGCGGAACACGCTCGCCTGCTCGGCGTGCTTCACGACGTCGTCGCGGGTGACCTCGCCGTCGGCGCCGGTCGGCGTGACCTCGGTCAGCTCGACGTTCAGGTCGCGGGCGAGCTTGCGGATCGGCGGCTTCGCGATCACGCCCACCGACGAGCGCACCGGCCGCTCGGCCGGCTTGCGGCGGCGCGAGGTCGCCCCTCCCCCTGTTCCGTAGCCGACGAGCACCGAGCCGCCGCCCTCGTCAGTGGCGGGAGGCTCGGCCGCATCGCCCGGGGTGGCCGCGCCCGCAGCATCCGCCTCTGCCACGAAGGTGATGATCGGCGACCCGACCTCGACCGTCACTCCCTCGGCCACCAGAAGCTCGCCGACGACACCCGCGTGCGGCGACGGCAGCTCGACGAGCGACTTCGCGGTCTCGATCTCGCAGATCACGTCGTTTATGGCCACGGTGTCGCCCGGAGCGACCTTCCAGGCGACGAGCTCGGCTTCAGTGAGGCCCTCGCCGACGTCGGGAAGGGTGAACGTCTGGGTTGCCATGAGCGGTCCTTTCGGAAAGAGGTCAGTAGGCGAGGGAGCGATCGACCGCTTCGAGGATGCGGTCGGCATCTGGCAGATAGGTGCCCTCGAGCTTGGCGGGCGGGAACGGGGTGTCGAAGCCCGACACCCGCAGCACCGGCGCCTCGAGCGCGTAGAAGGCGCGCTCCATGACGGTCGCGGCGATCTCGCTGCCGACGCTCGTGTGGCCCGGCGCCTCCTGCGCGTAGACCATGCGGCCTGTCGAGCGCACCGAGTCGAGGATCGGCCCGTAGTCGACGGGCGAGAGCGAGCGTACGTCGACGACCTCGCAGCTCGTGCCCTCGGCCTCGGCGAGCGCTGCAGCCTGCAGCAGCGTGGTGACCATCGCGCCGTGACCGACGAGCGAGACGTCGCTGCCGCGGCGCACGATGCGCGATGCGTGCAGCGGCAGGGCGGATGCCTCGAGATCGACCTCGCCCTTCTGCCAGTAGCGGCTCTTCGGCTCGAGGAAGATCACGGGGTCGTTCGAGCGGATCGCCTCCTGGATCATCCAGTACGCGTCGTTCGGCGTCGACGGCGAGACGACCCGCAGACCCGGCGTGTGCGTGAAGTACGCCTCGGGGCTCTCCTGGTGGTGCTCGACGGCGCCGATGTGCCCGCCGTAGGGGATGCGGATGACGACGGGCATCGAGAGGGCGCCCTCGTGACGGTTGGTCAGCTTGGCCAGCTGCGTGGTGATCTGGTCGAAGGCGGGGAACACGAAACCGTCGAACTGGATCTCGATGACCGGACGGAAGCCGGCCATGGCGAGGCCGATCGCCGTGCCGACGATGCCGGACTCGGCGAGCGGGGTGTCGAGCACGCGGCGGTCTCCGAAGTCGCGCTGCAGGTGCTCGGTGATGCGGAACACGCCGCCGAGACGGCCGATGTCCTCGCCCATCAGCAGCACGCGCGGGTCGTCTTCCATCGCCTTGCGAAGGCCGGCGTTCAGCGCCTTCGACATGGGCATCGTGTCGATGGTCATGACGCGCTCCCTTCGAACGAGGCCTCGTAGTCGTTCAGCCACTTCTTCTGCTCGGCCATCAGCGGGTGCGGATCGCTGTACACGTGGTCGAAGATGAGCGACCGCTCGGGCGAGGTGAGGGTGACCGCGCGGGCGCGCAGGTCTTCTGCGGCGTCCGCGGCCTCGGCATCGACATCGTCGAAGACGGATGCAGACGCGCCCCGCCCCTCGAGGAACGCGCGCATGCGGGCGATCGGATCGCGCTGCGCCCAGCGCTGCTCCTCGTCGGAGCCGCGGTACTTCGTGGGGTCGTCGCTGGTGGTGTGCGCCCCCATCCGGTAGGTGACCGCCTCGATGGCGCGCGGGCCGAGCCCGCTGCGCGCCTCG
It encodes:
- a CDS encoding alpha-ketoacid dehydrogenase subunit beta; this translates as MTIDTMPMSKALNAGLRKAMEDDPRVLLMGEDIGRLGGVFRITEHLQRDFGDRRVLDTPLAESGIVGTAIGLAMAGFRPVIEIQFDGFVFPAFDQITTQLAKLTNRHEGALSMPVVIRIPYGGHIGAVEHHQESPEAYFTHTPGLRVVSPSTPNDAYWMIQEAIRSNDPVIFLEPKSRYWQKGEVDLEASALPLHASRIVRRGSDVSLVGHGAMVTTLLQAAALAEAEGTSCEVVDVRSLSPVDYGPILDSVRSTGRMVYAQEAPGHTSVGSEIAATVMERAFYALEAPVLRVSGFDTPFPPAKLEGTYLPDADRILEAVDRSLAY